One genomic window of Ruminococcus gauvreauii includes the following:
- a CDS encoding PdaC/SigV domain-containing protein, whose amino-acid sequence MYCGRCGVYNDDSHAYCENCGNRLAGETVGHAAAPPERGSNSNRLLILIITGILLLIMILGVVFWAHISEKKEYRELITMGDQYLEEKNYEKAESSYRKAITVSPGLPRPYIQLAAVYTETEEYSQAVEVLNQGIEAVKEGNVQVLQEQLTIIEETYITHDFGKSADMGQKDSGTDAAADAAATARQVLGLPYLADCTYDMWYERTDQGIKCSSIADTGILSADLFDYDGDGQEEILAIIIGTNSSQFSEQGYWFYMLERESDGSWIKAAEYLIDMGYHALDGISFPMRIDFFSKEYGKDTVIFYECGGRATYFADGAFWTMGRVQYRDQAFLPAGESLDMAGSDDVADACLRLDENYSGPEENRQFVLDFIARVDELGLDLDGIGYQYPAMDQDITLRKILRTDKTSGITSEQAGALYSAQTGEKISGATVKFTDFLRKQGSDSEQAYSMQMKVLDGSLDIWYPVFSPSSPTTDAWNAYFQNSASELLSYLKDMQEEGIENAGVSRDVEVTFQDGAYISMHFTDWYYSGGAHGMYYEYGMTVDLAGDHIYTLEELLNTDHASAVSMVNSAFNEDMKIHPELYFEGTQCQVSDDFREIGYYRTAEGVVLRAQLYWLGPYAAGSQEVVLTPAENP is encoded by the coding sequence ATGTATTGTGGAAGATGCGGTGTATATAACGACGACAGCCATGCGTACTGTGAAAACTGCGGCAACAGGCTTGCGGGAGAAACGGTTGGGCATGCGGCAGCGCCCCCTGAGCGCGGCAGCAACAGCAACAGGCTGCTCATACTCATTATCACAGGGATCCTTTTGCTGATCATGATTCTGGGCGTGGTTTTCTGGGCACATATCTCTGAAAAGAAGGAGTATCGGGAGCTGATCACGATGGGGGATCAGTATCTGGAAGAGAAGAATTACGAGAAGGCTGAAAGCAGTTACCGAAAGGCGATTACGGTCAGTCCCGGTCTTCCCAGACCATACATTCAGCTCGCTGCCGTCTATACAGAGACGGAAGAGTACAGTCAGGCGGTGGAAGTTCTGAATCAGGGGATTGAGGCAGTAAAAGAAGGAAATGTACAGGTTCTTCAGGAACAGCTGACTATAATAGAAGAAACATATATCACACATGATTTTGGGAAAAGTGCGGACATGGGGCAGAAGGATAGCGGAACAGACGCCGCTGCAGATGCTGCGGCAACAGCACGGCAGGTTCTGGGGCTTCCTTACCTGGCAGACTGTACGTATGACATGTGGTATGAAAGAACAGATCAGGGAATTAAATGTTCCAGCATTGCAGACACGGGGATTCTGAGTGCGGATCTGTTCGACTATGATGGGGATGGACAGGAGGAAATTCTGGCAATTATTATAGGAACAAATTCCTCACAGTTTTCCGAGCAGGGATACTGGTTTTATATGCTGGAGCGAGAATCGGACGGAAGCTGGATAAAAGCGGCGGAGTATTTGATTGATATGGGATATCACGCGCTGGACGGTATCAGCTTTCCGATGCGCATCGACTTTTTTTCTAAAGAGTACGGGAAGGATACGGTGATCTTCTATGAGTGCGGCGGGAGAGCGACGTATTTTGCGGATGGTGCATTCTGGACTATGGGCAGAGTTCAGTATCGTGATCAGGCTTTTCTGCCGGCCGGCGAGAGCCTGGATATGGCCGGATCGGATGATGTGGCGGATGCCTGCCTACGCCTGGACGAAAACTATAGCGGTCCCGAAGAAAACCGGCAGTTTGTGCTGGATTTTATCGCCCGGGTGGACGAACTCGGTCTTGATTTAGACGGCATCGGATACCAGTATCCGGCGATGGATCAGGATATCACTCTGAGAAAGATATTGAGAACGGACAAGACCTCCGGCATCACGAGTGAGCAGGCAGGAGCCCTGTATTCGGCACAGACCGGCGAAAAAATAAGCGGCGCCACAGTGAAGTTTACGGACTTTTTAAGAAAGCAGGGATCAGACAGCGAGCAGGCATATTCCATGCAGATGAAAGTACTTGACGGCAGCCTGGATATCTGGTATCCGGTATTTTCACCGTCCTCTCCGACGACAGATGCATGGAATGCGTATTTTCAGAACAGTGCGTCGGAATTACTGTCATATCTGAAAGACATGCAGGAGGAGGGAATTGAAAATGCCGGCGTCTCCCGCGATGTGGAAGTCACGTTCCAGGACGGCGCGTATATTTCCATGCATTTTACGGACTGGTATTATTCAGGGGGCGCGCACGGCATGTATTATGAGTACGGAATGACAGTCGATCTTGCTGGCGATCATATATACACACTGGAAGAGCTTCTGAATACGGACCACGCTTCTGCAGTCAGCATGGTGAACAGTGCGTTCAATGAAGATATGAAGATTCACCCTGAACTTTATTTCGAAGGGACACAGTGCCAGGTCTCGGATGACTTCCG